One region of Colius striatus isolate bColStr4 chromosome 26, bColStr4.1.hap1, whole genome shotgun sequence genomic DNA includes:
- the ESYT1 gene encoding extended synaptotagmin-1, producing MERRGPALAALGALGRRLLWALPAYAAGLLGLGAGALLLALALYTGWRRRRRDRERGLRLAARLHSEEEAAVRGAAAASGVGAARGELPAWVSFPDVERAEWLNKVLAQAWPFFGRYMEKLLQENIAPAIRASNAHLQTFTFTKVDMGEKPLRVLGVRAHPGAHNKQILLDLNISYVGDVQIDVEVKKFFCKAGVKGMQLHGMLRIILEPLLGDVPIVGALTMFFIRRPTLDINWTGMTNLLDIPGLSSMSDTMIMDTISSYLVLPNRLLIPLVPDLQEAAQLRCPLPRQGFGAILLEELVGMELLGAQTPQAPSSNPPPHNRSDRPQCPPSPLLKSSLPLLNRLSQTPNALLDPFSTHPRGSTTPGRALGPREEAAHRDPHPS from the exons atggagcggcggggcccggcgctGGCGGCGCTGGGCGCGCTGGGCCGGCGgctgctctgggctctgcccgCCTACGCcgcggggctgctggggctgggcgcCGGCGCCCTGCTGCTGGCCTTGGCTCTGTACACcggctggcggcggcggcggcgggaccgGGAGCGCGGCTTGCGCCTGGCCGCTCGCCTGCACAGCGAGGAAGAAGCCGCCGTgcgaggagccgccgccgcctcggggGTGGGAGCGGCCCGCGGGGAGCTGCCGGCATGG GTGAGCTTCCCGGACGTGGAGAGGGCGGAATGGCTCAACAAG GTGCTGGCTCAGGCTTGGCCCTTCTTCGGGCGCTACatggagaagctgctgcaggagaaCATCGCCCCGGCCATCCGGGCCTCCAACGCCCACCTCCAGACCTTCACCTTCACCAAAGTGGACATGGGTGAGAAG CCTCTCCGGGTCTTGGGGGTCAGGGCTCACCCTGGTGCCCACAACAAGCAAATCCTGTTGGACCTCAACATCAG tTACGTGGGTGACGTCCAGATCGACGTGGAGGTGAAGAAGTTCTTCTGCAAGGCCGGGGTGAAGGGCAtgcag CTGCACGGGATGCTGCGGATCATCCTGGAGCCGCTGCTCGGGGACGTGCCCATCGTGGGAGCCCTCACCATGTTCTTCATCCGCCGCCCG ACTCTGGACATCAACTGGACGGGGATGACCAACCTCCTGGACATCCCAGGGCTCAG CTCCATGTCAGACACGATGATCATGGACACCATCTCCTCCTACCTGGTGCTTCCCAACCGCCTCCTGATCCCGCTGGTGCCCGACCTGCAGGAGGCGGCTCAGCTCCGCTGCCCTCTGCCCCGG caaggctttggaGCCATCCTGCTGGAGGAACTGGttgggatggagctgctgggag CTCAGaccccccaagccccctccTCAAATCCTCCTCCCCACAACCGCTCAGACAGACCCCAATgccccccaagccccctccTCAAAtcctctctccccctcctcaaccGGCTCAGCCAGACCCCCAACGCTCTCCTCGACCCCTTCTCGACCCACCCCAGGGGCTCCACGACCCCGGGAAGGGCGCTGGGACCACGGGAAGAAGCAGCTCACCGAGACCCCCACCCCTCCtga
- the ZC3H10 gene encoding zinc finger CCCH domain-containing protein 10: MPDRDGCVGGGGGGGGGGGDEVGSNADDICRDFLRNVCKRGKRCRFRHPDISEVTNLGVRKNEFIFCHDFQNKECVRLNCRFIHGTKEDEDCYKKTGELPPRLRQKVAAGLGLSPADLPNSKEEVPICRDFLKGDCQRGAKCKFQHLQRDYEYEARGGMAAREQGLGPAGRRYEPYDGIYEAERYDEHEPVLKRRRGVGGGVGGGGGGGGGGGVGDGLHFETYEYGGFGGARSVEYRLLEEENVLLRKRVEDLKKQVNNLLATNEVLLEQNAQFRNQAKVMTLSSSATATEQTLAPSVGTVTNYNHSIAQTHTTLSSQALQPRPVTQQELVAPAGAQAAPPANAAPPMNPEITPLSAALAQTIAQGMAPPVSMAPVAVSVAPVAVSMAQPLGGITMSHATTPMVTYPIASQSMRITAIPH, translated from the coding sequence ATGCCGGACCGCGACGGCTGTgtcggcggcggcggcggaggcggcgggggagggggcgATGAAGTGGGTTCCAACGCCGACGACATCTGTCGCGATTTCCTACGCAACGTGTGCAAGAGGGGAAAACGCTGCCGcttccgtcaccccgacatcagCGAGGTCACCAACCTGGGCGTGCGCAAGAACGAGTTCATCTTCTGCCACGACTTCCAGAACAAGGAGTGCGTCCGCCTCAACTGCCGCTTCATCCACGGCACCAAGGAGGACGAGGACTGCTACAAGAAAACCGGCGAGCTCCCGCCGCGCCTCCGCCAGAAGGTGGCAGCCGGGTTAGGTCTGTCCCCGGCTGACTTGCCCAACAGCAAGGAGGAGGTGCCCATCTGCAGGGACTTCTTGAAAGGGGATTGTCAAAGGGGAGCCAAGTGTAAGTTCCAGCACCTGCAGAGGGACTATGAGTACGAGGCTCGGGGGGGAATGGCCGCCCGGGAGCAGGGGCTCGGCCCCGCCGGCCGCCGCTACGAGCCCTACGACGGCATCTACGAGGCCGAGAGATACGACGAGCACGAGCCGGtgctgaagaggaggaggggggtggggggcgggGTTGGAGGGGGCggagggggagggggcgggggagGGGTAGGGGACGGGCTGCACTTTGAAACCTACGAGTACGGCGGCTTCGGCGGCGCCCGGAGCGTGGAGTATcggctgctggaggaggagaacGTCCTGCTGAGGAAACGAGTGGAGGATCTGAAGAAACAAGTCAACAACCTTTTAGCCACCAACGAGGTGCTGCTGGAACAAAACGCCCAGTTCCGTAATCAGGCCAAAGTGATGACTCTGAGCTCCAGCGCCACGGCCACGGAGCAGACTCTGGCCCCCAGCGTGGGCACCGTCACCAATTACAACCACAGCATCGCCCAGACTCACACCACGCTCAGCAGCCAGGCCCTGCAGCCGCGGCCCGTCAcccagcaggagctggtggcACCCGCCGGCGCCCAGGCGGCTCCTCCGGCCAACGCCGCTCCCCCCATGAACCCCGAGATCACCCCTCTGTCGGCGGCCCTGGCTCAGACCATCGCCCAGGGCATGGCTCCCCCCGTGTCCATGGCGCCCGTGGCCGTGTCCGTGGCGCCCGTGGCCGTGTCCATGGCGCAGCCGCTCGGGGGCATCACCATGAGCCACGCCACCACGCCCATGGTCACCTACCCCATCGCTTCCCAGAGCATGAGGATAACGGCCATTCCCCACTGA